From Halorussus lipolyticus:
CCCACGGCGAGCGTGCTTCCGGCGGACTGGCCGAGTCGGCCGTTCGCCGAGGCAGTCGCACCGCCGCCCTGCTGGCCCGCGTCGGCCGAGACTTCCCGGACGCGCTCGCCGAACTCCTCGAAGGCCGTCGCTTTCTCCTCGATTCGGTCGCGTTCGGCCTCGGCGCGCTCGATTGCGTCGGCGGTCCGGCGTTCGACCGTCGTCGTTTCGGCACTCGTCTGTTTGAGAGTCATAGCTTGGAATCGAGTTGGCGCTCGACCGCATCGTCAGGGAGCGGTTCGCCGTCCTGCCGGACGTGGACCACCGGCGCGTTGTCCATCCGGAGCCACTCGTGTTCGCCGTCGCCGGAAACCGTGACCGACCGCTCGGTCCGGGGCAGACCGTTCTCGCGCTTCTCCTCGGTTCGCTCGCGGGTCGAGACGATGGTCAGGGGGTTGCCGGACTGCTCGTAGACGGCGAAGCGATGCTCGGGGAGTTCGGGGTCGGTCTCGCGGAGGCGACTCCGGTAGGTGCGAGCGAGTTGGGCGGCCTCCTCGGCGGCCTCCTCGGAGGGGAATCGCCGGCCGGTCAGCGGCGCGGGGCGCTCGTCGGTCTCGGCGCACGCGACGTAGAAATCACCGTCGTCGGTGGCGCACTCGGCGATTTGGCGGCGGAGCGCTTCGAGGGAGTCGGACATGGTTTAGGTCAGCCTAATCTAAGTTAGGTCGGCCTAAAAGGTGTTTCGGATAGGCGAGTGTACATCCTGAGTATTTCTAAAACGAACAAAAACAATGTGTATGAAATTGAATATGTGGTTCGGTGGTAGCAGTCGTTCTGCCGGAGGCCGGACCGTCCCGACTCCGACCCAACCGATGGCGCTCAGAGGACCGTGTACTCCTCGACCAGTTCCACGAGGTCGGCTTTCTCGACGTGGCCCTGAATTCGCTCCTCGCACTCGCCGTCGGCGTACACCTCGAACGTCGGCGTGGACTCGATGCCCTGCTCCAGCGCCAACTTCTGGTGATGCACGACGTTCACCTTCGCCACCCCGGCGAGCGTCTCGTTTGCGACCGATTCCACGATGGGGTGGAGGCGCTGGCCGGCACCGCGGTTGGCGTAGTAGTGGACCAGTACGACCTCGTGGGCGGCCACGGTCTGCTCGAAGTTCTGCGAGCCATCGACGTACACCGGCGCAGAGGGCGCTCCGAGGCCGTGTTTCTGCATGAGCGCTTGCTTCTTGCGCTCCCGCACCTCCGAGAGGTCGTCGTCCTCCATGCTAGTCGGGGGTTACACGGCACGTGACTTAATTTTACGGTGCTTTTCTCGGACGTGATAATTCTGACTGGGTGTTTTAGGGGGTTGTGGGAGTTGGATTCGTTTTGATAGCCGGCAGAATCGTAGCCGTGAACGCTTCTTCAAGCCCCACCCGGTCGCTCAGCGACATGCCGGCGCGCTCTCCGCACCACTCGCGCGCCGATAGAGATTGCTGAGACAACCGAGCGCGCCCCGGCGGCCCGCTGGGGCGCGCTTTCGGTGAGGCTATTCCCCAGAATCGGCGTCGGTGTCGGTCAGTTCTTCAAGCAGGAACCGGGCCTGCTCCTTGTCCAGCGGGTCGTTCGCGTTCCCGCAGTGAGGAGACTGCACACAGGCCGGGCACCCGCCGGCCTCGTCGCAGTCGCAGGCCCCAATCATCTCCGCGGTGTTTGCCATCAGGTCCTCGACAGTCCCGTAGCCCTCGCGCACGAGGCCCACGCCGCCGGGATAGCCGTCGTAGATGAAGATGGTACTTCGGCCGGTGTGGGGGTGCATCGGCGTCGAGAGGCCGCCGATGTCCGCCCGGTCGCACAGCAGTTCGAGGGGGAACAGCGAAATCATGCCGTGTTCGGCGGCGTGGATGCCGCCGTTGAAGTCGCCCCGCGAGCGCATCGTCTGCTCCACGTCGTCGGGCACCGTGAAGTACAGCGCCTTGGTCCGGAGCGAGATTTCGGGCATGTCCAGCGTCTCCCTGCCCAGCGTCTCGCCCGACCGGTCCCGGCGCTCGAACCCCGTAATCTGCTTGCGCATCGTCACGTCGGCGAACCGGACCGGCACGTCCTCGCGGGTCGAGAGGGTCTTTTCGCGGATGTCCTCCTCGACGGTAATCTCCTTCTCGTGGAGGACCTTGGTGTGGTAGTCGGCCCACGTCGGGGAGAGTTCCGCGACCTGTTTGCTCAAATCGAGGTCCACGACCTCGTAGGACTGGCCCTGATGGTGGTAGATGGCTCCCGGATGAGCGTCGGTCAGGGCGTCCTCGAAGGGCAGACTCGCAATCGTGTCGTCGTTCCGGCGGTCCAGCAACTCCACTTCGCGGTCGTCGATGGAGCGCAGACTCATCTCGTGCTGGGGACTCCCCTCGCCGTCGTAGGTCCAGCGCAGGCCGTCGTCGGTTAGCCTGCTCTCCAGCAGACCCTCGGATTCGAGGTCCGCCACGAGGTCCGGGAAGGAGTCGCCGAAGTAGTCGCTGTCGTCGGGCGAGAGCCACGTCTCGCGGGCCGCCGAGACGACGTGATTCGGCAGGAGTTGGTCGTTCTCGGGGTTGACCACCGCGCGCTCGGGATTCCCGGCGAAGAAGTCCTCGGGGTTGGCCATCAGGTACTGGTCGAGTTGGTCCTCGCCCGCGACCATCGCCACGAGACTCGGGTCGTCGCCCCGGCCGGCCCGCCCGGCCTGCTGGAAAGCCGCCATCCGGGTGCCGGGGTAGCCGTCCAACAGCACCGCGTCGAGGCCCCCGATGTCCACGCCGAGTTCCAGCGCGTTGGTACTCCAGACGCCCCGGACCGACCCGGAGTTCAGGCCCTCCTCGATTTCCTTCCGGCGGTCGTTCTTCAGCGCGGCCTGATACGCCGTCACGTCGGGCGCGAGGTCCCCGCGACCCCGCTCCCGGAGTTCCTTCGCGCTCTCCATCGCCCACTGCTCGGCGGCCTGCCGGGCGCGGGTGAAGGTCAACGTCTGGTGGCCCTTCGAGACCAAATCCGCGAAGACGCGCTTGGTCTCGGCGTGACTCGACTTGCGCCGGCCCGAAGTCCCGGCCTGCGGATTCTCGTACTCCGGCGGGTTCCAGAGCAACCAGTGGGTCGGCCCGGTGTCGCTGGTGTCCTCGTCTATCAGGCAGAACGAGTCCGGGTCGGTCCCCGTCACGCTCGCGGCGTGTTCGACCGGATTCCCGATGGTCGCCGAACAGCAGACGAACTGCGGGTCGGAGCCGAATCGGTCGCAGATTCGCCGAAGCCGACGCAGAACCAGCGCGACGTGGCTCCCGAAGACGCCTCGATACTCGTGAACTTCGTCCAGCACGACAGTCTCCAATCCCTCGAAAAACCAGTCCCAGAGGCGGTGGGCGTGGGGCAGGAGCGCGTAGTGGAGCATATCGGGATTCGAGAGGACCACGGTCGGTCGCCGGTCCCGAACCTCGCGCTTCTCGGACTTGCTCTGTCGCCCGGTGTACTGCTCGACCGAGACCTTGCTCCCGAATCCGAGGTCTCGCGCCAACGCCGAGAGCGTCTCGTCTTGGTCGTTGATGAGCGCGTTCTGGGGCGCGACGTAGAGCGTTCGCCCGCCGTGGTCCATCGCTCGCTCGAACGCCGGAACGGTGTACGCGAGGCTCTTTCCGCTCGCGGTCGGCGTTGCGAGGACGACGTTCTCTCCTCGTCGGACCGCCTCGATGGCCTCGGCCTGATGGCGGTAGAGGCCGTCGATGCCCCGCTCGTCGAACGCGCCCGCCAGTCGCGCTTCGAGGTCCACGTCGCAGAACTCGCCGTCTCGGCCGAGGAGGGTCCGGTGGCTCTCGATTTGGGCGTCGTAGTAGGGCCGACCTCGGAGCCAATCGATGGTCTCGTCCACGAGTCGGCGATAGGGTCGGGGTGCCTAACCGCTTTCGCCGCACAGCGAAAGTGAACGCCGGGACGGCCCGCAGACGACCCAAAACTTATTCCAACCATGGCTGAAATTCGGTACCAATGACACGTCCTCGGAATCGCCGCGCCCTCCTCCGGACCGGCGTCCTCGCTATGGGCGGCCTCGCCGGGTGCATCGGCGGCCTCGGCGAAGGCCCGGCCGAAACCACGAGCGAGCGCCGGACTGCTACCGGTGACGACTCCTCGGCTACCGTCGGGACCGATAAACCGGCCGAGACCGACACCGCGACTGCCGGGCCGTCGGCGGTCGAGTTCGTTCCGGTCGGCGTCCAGTCGTCGTTTTTCTACTGCCCGTCGCCCGATTCGGTCGCCGTCGTCACCGCCGAGGAGACCCAATTCGCCTTCGTACAGGTTCGACCCCAGACCGACTCGCCCCCGCCGAGCGACTTCTCGGTGGTCGCCGACGGCCGCCGGTTCTGGGGGACGCTCGCGCCGGGCGACGTGGCCGGGCCGCACCGAGTGTACGAACTGGGGTCTGGCTACCACTCCGGCGAGGTCGAACCCGGATGGGTCGCGTTCGAGGTTCCCAATCCCCTCGACGCCGACGACATCGCGCTGGCGTATCAGGACCGGCGCGAGTCGGTCGGTGCCGGCCTCGCCGCGGACCTCCGGGAACCCCCGGCCGAGTTCGGTCTGGTCTCGTTCGACGCACCGGAAACGGTCGCCCACGACGAGACGTTCGAGGTATCGCTGACCGTCGAGAACGTCGGCGAGAGCGCCGGCGTCTTTCGAGCGTCCCTGAACCAGTTGGGTCCGACCTACGCTCCCTATCCCGCCGAACTCTCGGTCCCGGCCGGCGAGCGACGTGAGGAGACGTGGTCGTTCGGTGACCACATCTCGGCCGAGACTGACGAGATAGTTCTCCGACTCGAACTGCCCGCCGACCGGAGACGGGCCAACGTCGAAGTGGTCGGCGGAACCACCGTCGAGAAATAATCGGCGGAACCACCACCGATGAGCCCGAAACGGTGTTTGTAATCTGGGAAGAATAATTAAGCGTTTGAAAGTCGTGTCCCCCGTCGGGGGAGATTCGAAACGGCAGACGACGAACGCCGACACGGTTCCGGGAGCGTCGAACCGGGAGATACGAGCAAGCGAGTGGGAATGGAAGTTCTCAAAGAGCGCGGACTCGACCCGGAGGAACTTCGGGAGCGACTCATCGACGCCATCGGCGCGGAGTTCAGTACTTTTACCTAAAAAACAGGCGCTAATGCCCGGTCCTCAAGGAGCAACGCAGGCCGAAGGCCGAGTAGCGCAGTAGGGCGGGGATACAGCGCCGTCATCGTCTCACAGACACTCTGCACGACAGGCCCACAGGCCAACCGACACGTTTATCAGCCCCGACAATGTATCTACATTGTACATGGGGCAGTTCACAATCAACGGCCACGAAGTCGTGGACGGCGACGTGAAAGCCACCGGCAACGGCGCTCATGTCTACGTCCCGAAACGGTGGCGTGGCGCGGACGTGAAAGTCGTCCGCACATCCGACCCTACCGACGAATAGATGAACTACAACTACAGGTATCGAATCCGACCGTCCGATGACCTCCACAAGCGGTTAACGTGGACTGTCGATACCTGTAGACAGGTCTACAACCACTTCCTCCACCGCCTCAATAGACACGACGATACCTCGTCGTACTCCGAGCAGAAGCGCCTGCCGGGCTTGAAAGACTGGTGGACTGACCTGCGAGACGTTCACTCGAAGGTGTTGCAGAAAGTCGTCCAGCGGTTGTACGACAACCTCTCGACGCTCAAAGCCCGGAAGCAGAACGGCTACAGCGTCGGGGAGTTAAAGTGGAAAGCACCGGGCGAGTACCAATCGTTCACTTACAGTCAGTCCGGCTTCGAACTCAAAAACACGAGTGGTCGGACTCGACTCTGGCTCTCGAAGATTGGTGATATCCCCATCACATTTCACCGCAACCTGCCCGACGACGCTACCATCAAAACCGTCACGGTCAAACGCGAACCCACCGGCAAGTGGTACGCCGTCCTCGGCGTCGAAACCCCCGACGACCCACCCGAGAAACCCGACAAAGTGACTGACGCAGTTGGCATCGACGTGGGTATTCTGAAATACGTCCACGACAGCGATGGAACTGCTGTTGAGTCGCCGGACCTTTCCGACGAACGCGAGCGGTTGGAACGCGCCCAACGCAACCTCTCGCGGAAAGAACACGGCTCGAACAACTGGGAGGAACAACGCAAGACGGTCGCTCGACGCCACGCCGGTTTGAAGCGCAAGAGACGTGATTTCTTGCACAAACTCTCGGCGTACTACGCCCGCGAGTACGACCTTGTGGCTGTCGAGGACTTGGACGCGAAGGGACTGGTCGAACTACCGGGCAACTCTCGAAACCGCGCCGGGGCCTCGTGGGGGACGTTCCTCCGAATGCTCGAATACAAGTGCGAACGCGAAGGAACGTACTTCGTCGCCGTGGACCCCCGAGGCACGACCAAAGAGTGCGCGTCGTGTGGCGTCGAGACGGACAAGCCGTTGTGGGTACGCGAGCATTCGTGTCCGTCGTGTGGGTTCGAGGCGGACAGAGACGCGAATGCGTCGTGGAACATTCGTTCTCGCGGTTTCGACAACGTAGGGACGGGCTGTCCCGAATCAACGCCTGTGGAGACTGCGCTCCCTACGGACACCGATTCGGTGTCTGCAAAGCGCGTCATCGAAGCAGGAAGCCCCACCCTCAAGGAACGAACCGCGTCAGCGGTGAGCGAATAGGGTGGGGAGGAAGTCACTACTACACCAACCTCCGGATGCACCTCGCGGGCCACGAGGACTACAAGGAAATCACCGAGGACGCGCGACTGGAGGACCGCGCGCACTTCGAGTTGGTCGCGCCCCGCGTCTACGAACTCGGCGGGTCGCTTCCCAACGACATCGGCGACTTCATGGGTCGGGCGTCGTGTCCGCACGCCGAACTGCCGGCGTCCTATCAGGGCGAGGGAGCGGCCGACATTAGTGAGGGTGCCGACGCCGAGGAGATTCTGGAGGTTCTACTCGAAGCAGAGCGGTGCGCCATCCGGACGTGGGCCGAAATCTGTGACATGACGCAGGGCAAGGACCCCCGGACCTACGACATGGCCAGTCGAATCCTGCAAGAGGAGATAGAACACGAAGCGTGGTTCGTGGAACTCCTCTCGATGGAGCGCGACGGCGAGGCCAACCCGGCGGGCCACTTCGTCCGGGGCGAAGCGCCCTACTCGACCAACCGCCGCATCAACGACTCGGCGTAGCGACTGACCGCGGAAACCGGCGGTTCGGCGGCCGACCGCCGAGAGACGCCGCGTGACGACCGAGCGTCCGGTGACGACTGCTGTCGGGGCACTCGGTGGTTTTTGACGGGCAACTGCCCGGCGGATTTCCTACCGGCGAGCACCCGGTGAACTGTCCGGCGACGAGTGGCCGCCGAGGCCCCGACCGAGATAGTCGAGCGTGGCCTGCCATGCGTCCGCCGCGGCGCGGGCGTTCGCCCCGTGGGTCCCGCCGAGTCGGTGGGTGGCGTCGGGATTCGTGCGCCCGTCGGGTCGGTAGGGCGTCCGAATCGCGTGGCCCGCGTCGGGGAAGACCAGATGCTCTGCGGGCCACGAGTGGTCGGCGAGACGGTCGTCCGCGACTCCCGCGAGGTCCGCCGAGGGCCAGATTGCGTCGTCGCCGCCCGAAACCAGCAGGACCGGCCCGTCGATGCGTTCGACCGGAATCGCGGCCTCGCGGAGTTGCTCGTCGGTGGCGTTCTCCACCGCGAGCGTCGAGGCGTCTACGTCGTCGTTCTCCACCACGTCCTCGAAACCGTCCTGTTCGGCCGTCACGAGTTCGTCCACCGGGAGGTAGGGAATCACCTCGCCGTCGAGGGTCCACGCCGGGCCTTCCTCCTCGACGCCGGGCATCCACGTCGGTGCGGG
This genomic window contains:
- a CDS encoding DEAD/DEAH box helicase, encoding MDETIDWLRGRPYYDAQIESHRTLLGRDGEFCDVDLEARLAGAFDERGIDGLYRHQAEAIEAVRRGENVVLATPTASGKSLAYTVPAFERAMDHGGRTLYVAPQNALINDQDETLSALARDLGFGSKVSVEQYTGRQSKSEKREVRDRRPTVVLSNPDMLHYALLPHAHRLWDWFFEGLETVVLDEVHEYRGVFGSHVALVLRRLRRICDRFGSDPQFVCCSATIGNPVEHAASVTGTDPDSFCLIDEDTSDTGPTHWLLWNPPEYENPQAGTSGRRKSSHAETKRVFADLVSKGHQTLTFTRARQAAEQWAMESAKELRERGRGDLAPDVTAYQAALKNDRRKEIEEGLNSGSVRGVWSTNALELGVDIGGLDAVLLDGYPGTRMAAFQQAGRAGRGDDPSLVAMVAGEDQLDQYLMANPEDFFAGNPERAVVNPENDQLLPNHVVSAARETWLSPDDSDYFGDSFPDLVADLESEGLLESRLTDDGLRWTYDGEGSPQHEMSLRSIDDREVELLDRRNDDTIASLPFEDALTDAHPGAIYHHQGQSYEVVDLDLSKQVAELSPTWADYHTKVLHEKEITVEEDIREKTLSTREDVPVRFADVTMRKQITGFERRDRSGETLGRETLDMPEISLRTKALYFTVPDDVEQTMRSRGDFNGGIHAAEHGMISLFPLELLCDRADIGGLSTPMHPHTGRSTIFIYDGYPGGVGLVREGYGTVEDLMANTAEMIGACDCDEAGGCPACVQSPHCGNANDPLDKEQARFLLEELTDTDADSGE
- a CDS encoding ferritin-like domain-containing protein, producing MNACGDCAPYGHRFGVCKARHRSRKPHPQGTNRVSGERIGWGGSHYYTNLRMHLAGHEDYKEITEDARLEDRAHFELVAPRVYELGGSLPNDIGDFMGRASCPHAELPASYQGEGAADISEGADAEEILEVLLEAERCAIRTWAEICDMTQGKDPRTYDMASRILQEEIEHEAWFVELLSMERDGEANPAGHFVRGEAPYSTNRRINDSA
- a CDS encoding acyl-CoA thioester hydrolase/BAAT C-terminal domain-containing protein, with protein sequence MSADLVPTRDVRRDDLTGTLFAGLGSGPHPGLLVVHGSGGGGGYERHYARRLAHHGYAAFCVEYFDGPGRPDGLDRIPLEYFGRAIDWLVDQPEVDGERVGAVGFSRGGEAVMLTGAHFDRVGAIVAYSASGYTFPAPTWMPGVEEEGPAWTLDGEVIPYLPVDELVTAEQDGFEDVVENDDVDASTLAVENATDEQLREAAIPVERIDGPVLLVSGGDDAIWPSADLAGVADDRLADHSWPAEHLVFPDAGHAIRTPYRPDGRTNPDATHRLGGTHGANARAAADAWQATLDYLGRGLGGHSSPDSSPGARR
- a CDS encoding DUF2080 family transposase-associated protein, translating into MGQFTINGHEVVDGDVKATGNGAHVYVPKRWRGADVKVVRTSDPTDE
- a CDS encoding RNA-guided endonuclease InsQ/TnpB family protein; translated protein: MNYNYRYRIRPSDDLHKRLTWTVDTCRQVYNHFLHRLNRHDDTSSYSEQKRLPGLKDWWTDLRDVHSKVLQKVVQRLYDNLSTLKARKQNGYSVGELKWKAPGEYQSFTYSQSGFELKNTSGRTRLWLSKIGDIPITFHRNLPDDATIKTVTVKREPTGKWYAVLGVETPDDPPEKPDKVTDAVGIDVGILKYVHDSDGTAVESPDLSDERERLERAQRNLSRKEHGSNNWEEQRKTVARRHAGLKRKRRDFLHKLSAYYAREYDLVAVEDLDAKGLVELPGNSRNRAGASWGTFLRMLEYKCEREGTYFVAVDPRGTTKECASCGVETDKPLWVREHSCPSCGFEADRDANASWNIRSRGFDNVGTGCPESTPVETALPTDTDSVSAKRVIEAGSPTLKERTASAVSE
- a CDS encoding DUF7552 domain-containing protein, whose amino-acid sequence is MSDSLEALRRQIAECATDDGDFYVACAETDERPAPLTGRRFPSEEAAEEAAQLARTYRSRLRETDPELPEHRFAVYEQSGNPLTIVSTRERTEEKRENGLPRTERSVTVSGDGEHEWLRMDNAPVVHVRQDGEPLPDDAVERQLDSKL
- a CDS encoding thioredoxin family protein — protein: MEDDDLSEVRERKKQALMQKHGLGAPSAPVYVDGSQNFEQTVAAHEVVLVHYYANRGAGQRLHPIVESVANETLAGVAKVNVVHHQKLALEQGIESTPTFEVYADGECEERIQGHVEKADLVELVEEYTVL